From Dehalococcoidia bacterium, a single genomic window includes:
- a CDS encoding alpha/beta hydrolase — protein MVALDPAVVAFLQQRAQAGIPAFHLLSVEEARNLMRTLAARAPRPPVAKVEDRTIPGPGGPIPVRLYWPQTGTPVGLVVYYHGGGWVLGDLDTHDAPCRHLANASQCLVIAVHYRRAPEHKFPAAVDDAEAAARWAVQNASAWGLSPRRVALAGDSAGGNLVAAVTLRAKERGGPSFAGQVLIYPVTDYTLDRPSYLQNAEGYLLTREGMRWFWGHYLARAEDGAHPLASPLRAPDLTGLPPAIILTAEYDPLRDEGEAYAERLAQAGVPTVCLRYMGNIHGFVGHLLFPGRQALVSIGATLHALITETLQPG, from the coding sequence ATGGTGGCCCTGGACCCGGCCGTTGTGGCTTTCCTGCAACAGCGTGCCCAGGCAGGTATCCCCGCCTTCCATCTGCTTTCCGTGGAGGAGGCACGGAACCTGATGCGCACCTTGGCCGCCCGCGCCCCTCGTCCCCCCGTGGCCAAAGTGGAGGACCGCACCATCCCGGGCCCTGGCGGGCCGATACCCGTGCGCCTCTACTGGCCCCAGACGGGGACGCCGGTGGGGCTGGTGGTCTATTACCACGGTGGGGGCTGGGTGCTGGGCGACCTGGACACCCACGATGCCCCCTGTCGCCACTTGGCCAACGCATCCCAATGCCTAGTCATAGCGGTGCACTATCGCCGTGCCCCGGAGCACAAGTTCCCCGCCGCCGTGGACGACGCCGAGGCCGCAGCCCGCTGGGCTGTGCAGAACGCGTCCGCTTGGGGGCTTTCCCCGCGGCGGGTGGCTTTGGCGGGGGACAGCGCCGGGGGCAACCTGGTGGCCGCCGTTACCCTGCGAGCCAAAGAGAGGGGTGGGCCATCCTTTGCTGGCCAGGTGCTCATCTACCCCGTTACCGACTACACCTTGGACCGCCCCTCGTACCTGCAAAACGCCGAAGGGTATCTTTTGACCCGCGAGGGGATGCGGTGGTTCTGGGGCCACTATCTTGCCCGAGCAGAGGACGGGGCACATCCCCTGGCGTCGCCCCTGCGCGCCCCCGACCTGACGGGCCTCCCCCCCGCCATCATCCTCACTGCCGAATACGACCCCCTGCGGGACGAAGGAGAGGCCTATGCCGAACGCCTGGCCCAGGCGGGGGTGCCCACCGTGTGTCTGCGCTATATGGGGAACATCCACGGCTTTGTGGGGCACCTGCTGTTCCCCGGACGCCAGGCTTTGGTGAGCATAGGGGCCACCCTCCACGCCCTGATAACGGAGACCCTCCAGCCGGGGTAA
- a CDS encoding alpha/beta hydrolase — protein MSTPNPIRGETLSVPALGNRLTVQVERAGTGPPVVFFHGAWGLQWDPFLEGLARQYTVYAPRLPGTGTDPNAIYQLDGLWDLVFVVGEVLDSLGVGRAALVGHSFGGMLAAEAAAHWPDLPRRVALIAPLGLWSADRPIANWMAVLHQQDLIKLLFLDPASPAVGWAFPTASDPQEQALLQARRVWAMGCSGKFWWPIPDRGLSKRLHRVRAPTLLVWGKQDAVVPASYAQDFARAIPHARTVLVEGANHFPHLERLDTVLPTILDFLQ, from the coding sequence ATGAGCACACCTAACCCTATTCGTGGTGAAACCCTTTCGGTGCCCGCCTTAGGGAATCGGCTGACGGTGCAGGTGGAGCGGGCAGGGACAGGACCGCCTGTGGTGTTCTTCCACGGAGCGTGGGGTCTCCAGTGGGACCCGTTCCTGGAGGGGTTAGCCCGCCAGTACACCGTGTATGCCCCCCGCTTGCCTGGGACGGGCACCGACCCCAACGCCATCTACCAGTTGGACGGGTTGTGGGACCTGGTATTTGTTGTGGGAGAGGTGCTGGACAGCTTGGGGGTGGGGCGTGCGGCCCTGGTGGGGCATTCTTTCGGGGGTATGCTGGCGGCAGAGGCGGCGGCCCATTGGCCCGACCTGCCCCGACGGGTGGCGCTCATAGCCCCCCTCGGTTTGTGGAGCGCCGACCGTCCCATCGCCAACTGGATGGCTGTCCTCCACCAGCAAGACCTTATTAAGCTCCTGTTCCTCGACCCAGCCTCGCCCGCGGTAGGATGGGCTTTCCCCACTGCCTCCGACCCCCAAGAGCAGGCCCTCCTCCAAGCCCGGCGCGTCTGGGCGATGGGATGCTCCGGGAAGTTTTGGTGGCCCATCCCCGACCGGGGTTTGTCCAAACGCTTGCATCGGGTGCGGGCACCCACCCTGCTCGTCTGGGGCAAGCAGGATGCGGTGGTGCCCGCCTCCTATGCCCAGGACTTCGCCCGCGCCATCCCCCACGCCCGCACCGTGCTGGTGGAGGGGGCAAACCATTTCCCTCACCTGGAGCGCCTGGACACTGTTCTCCCCACCATCCTTGACTTCCTACAGTAA
- a CDS encoding LLM class flavin-dependent oxidoreductase codes for MKISMFHLMPYRDLPEDFEKRYRSVWVDPPWGELADPEKVSQYYNWTLDELLYAARAGLDGVCTNEHHQNAYGFMPNPNIMGAYLAKATNGLPVAIVQMGATPPTTSPPIRIAEEYAMLDCISGGRLVAGMPLGTAMDVNFCYGIPPIEQRERYREAHDLILKAWTSRDIFAWNGKYWKLPMINLWPRPFQKPHPPVWVPGSGSPSTWDLAVDYDHCYCYLSYYGWRWAQEMVDGYWARVQAKGKDRNPYRLGFLQLVAVAESDAAAERDYAPHVEYFFHKCLHVYNGYTYPPGYHDWETLVQMVRRSAMDRRRLFNLQDKRYPDFVREGNVIAGSPATVRDQLEEAIRRLRVGNLMVLLQIGSMPHHLTLKNIDLFAREVLPHLRPIWDDEGWVNHWWPQALRNSHPSSAAPKP; via the coding sequence GTGAAAATCTCCATGTTCCACCTCATGCCCTACCGGGATCTTCCCGAAGACTTCGAAAAGCGCTACCGTTCCGTCTGGGTTGACCCTCCTTGGGGGGAACTGGCCGACCCCGAAAAAGTGTCCCAGTACTACAACTGGACGCTGGATGAACTGCTCTACGCGGCGCGAGCCGGTCTGGACGGGGTGTGCACCAACGAACACCACCAGAACGCCTACGGGTTTATGCCCAACCCCAACATCATGGGTGCCTACCTGGCCAAAGCCACCAACGGCCTGCCCGTGGCCATCGTCCAGATGGGGGCCACCCCACCCACCACCAGCCCCCCCATCCGCATAGCCGAGGAATACGCCATGTTGGACTGCATCAGCGGGGGACGCCTCGTGGCCGGCATGCCCCTGGGCACGGCCATGGATGTGAACTTCTGCTACGGCATCCCCCCCATTGAGCAGAGGGAGCGCTACCGGGAGGCACACGACCTCATCCTGAAGGCCTGGACAAGTCGAGACATCTTCGCCTGGAATGGTAAATACTGGAAACTACCTATGATCAACCTGTGGCCTCGGCCCTTTCAAAAACCCCACCCCCCCGTGTGGGTGCCCGGCTCGGGAAGCCCGAGCACCTGGGACCTGGCCGTGGACTACGACCACTGCTACTGCTACCTGAGTTACTATGGGTGGCGCTGGGCGCAGGAGATGGTGGACGGCTACTGGGCCAGGGTGCAGGCCAAGGGCAAAGACCGCAACCCCTATCGCTTGGGTTTTCTGCAACTGGTGGCAGTGGCCGAAAGCGACGCCGCCGCCGAGCGGGACTACGCCCCCCACGTGGAATACTTCTTCCACAAGTGCCTGCATGTCTACAACGGCTATACCTATCCCCCCGGCTACCACGACTGGGAGACCCTGGTGCAGATGGTACGCCGTTCGGCCATGGACCGACGCCGCCTGTTCAATCTGCAGGACAAACGCTACCCTGACTTCGTGCGGGAGGGGAATGTGATTGCGGGGAGCCCCGCCACCGTGCGCGACCAGCTGGAGGAGGCCATCCGACGCCTGCGGGTGGGCAACCTGATGGTGTTACTCCAGATTGGCTCTATGCCCCACCACCTCACCCTCAAGAACATTGACCTGTTCGCTCGAGAGGTGTTGCCCCACCTGCGCCCCATCTGGGACGACGAGGGATGGGTGAACCACTGGTGGCCCCAAGCCCTGCGCAACAGCCACCCCTCATCTGCCGCGCCCAAACCCTAA
- a CDS encoding OB-fold domain-containing protein, translating to MPTYEYRGLVLHLPELDQEHWGYFEAARRHQLVVKRCLDCNLLRWEPGPSCPFCASLRWEWAPVSGKGEIYSYQIVYHSVHPGFRDWVPYPIVLVELDEQRGIPTPGYGLRIAANLVDAQFRPEREERVAIGARVQVVFMDLPNGLTLPQFALSGEPPRGRVWRHAG from the coding sequence ATGCCCACCTACGAGTATCGGGGTCTCGTTTTGCATCTGCCCGAGCTGGACCAGGAGCATTGGGGCTACTTTGAAGCGGCCCGACGCCATCAACTGGTGGTCAAGCGGTGCCTGGACTGCAATCTTCTGCGTTGGGAGCCGGGCCCGTCCTGTCCCTTCTGCGCGTCCCTCCGCTGGGAGTGGGCGCCGGTGAGCGGCAAAGGGGAGATTTACAGTTACCAGATCGTCTACCACAGTGTGCACCCCGGCTTTCGGGACTGGGTGCCTTACCCCATCGTCTTGGTGGAACTGGACGAGCAAAGGGGTATCCCCACCCCAGGCTACGGTCTGCGTATTGCGGCTAACCTGGTGGACGCGCAGTTCCGTCCCGAGCGGGAGGAGCGGGTGGCCATCGGGGCGCGGGTGCAGGTGGTGTTCATGGATCTGCCCAATGGCCTCACCCTGCCCCAGTTCGCTCTGTCAGGGGAGCCCCCCCGCGGACGGGTGTGGCGACACGCAGGGTAG